From the Amycolatopsis thermoflava N1165 genome, one window contains:
- a CDS encoding RES family NAD+ phosphorylase, translated as MARLPLPPSRAELVAALRADVDIVTVPPTRRLVRIFTAGGNHPQQWNTFRYTGPLPHGRFDPQPPSRDGRATADPGHGVLYFGLTVRTSVAEVFQTTSLVDRRTRLPRLVVVRPSRPLRLLDLTGLWPTRVGASQEISSGPKKITQAWARAIRAAFPELDGLWYRSSMDGGHPALCLWDPPAGEALPLAPDVLLPLDHPGLDVPLGRVCEELNYVLLN; from the coding sequence ATGGCCCGCTTGCCACTCCCGCCGTCGCGGGCGGAGCTCGTCGCTGCCCTGCGCGCCGACGTCGACATCGTGACCGTGCCGCCGACGCGGCGGCTGGTCCGGATCTTCACCGCGGGCGGCAACCACCCGCAGCAGTGGAACACGTTCCGCTACACCGGTCCGCTGCCGCACGGTCGCTTCGACCCGCAGCCGCCCAGCCGGGACGGCCGCGCCACCGCCGACCCCGGCCACGGGGTGCTGTACTTCGGGCTGACCGTGCGGACGAGCGTGGCCGAGGTGTTCCAGACGACGTCGCTGGTCGACCGCAGGACGCGGCTCCCGCGGCTGGTCGTGGTGCGCCCCTCGCGGCCGCTGAGGCTGCTCGACCTGACCGGCCTGTGGCCGACGCGGGTCGGGGCGTCGCAGGAGATTTCGAGCGGGCCGAAGAAGATCACGCAGGCGTGGGCGCGGGCGATCCGCGCGGCCTTCCCGGAGCTGGACGGGCTGTGGTACCGCTCGTCGATGGACGGCGGGCACCCCGCGCTGTGCCTGTGGGACCCGCCGGCGGGCGAGGCGCTGCCGCTGGCGCCGGACGTGCTGCTGCCGCTCGACCACCCCGGCCTGGACGTGCCGCTGGGCCGGGTGTGCGAGGAACTGAACTACGTGCTGCTCAACTGA
- a CDS encoding sugar ABC transporter ATP-binding protein → MDAEARSSLVELAGVSKSYGGVHAVRDVDFTVRAGEVHALLGENGAGKSTLMKILSGEVGGHRGEIRIDGSPVRFARPADAQRAGVAMIHQELDLVPALPIAENVFLGREPRTRFGTIDRRRMVRETARLLDRIGIALDPRRPVEELRTGEQQLVTIAKALSLDARIIVMDEPTSALSAPEIDRLFAVIAELRRAGAGVVYISHRMDEIGRVADRATVLRNGEVVAEFDARAMTAQQASEAMVGRPVESMFRTGDGAGAGEELLRVEDLVVQSRRPGRRDPAGISLRVGRGEIVGVAGLLGAGRTELLETIYGVGGRWSGRILLRGEEIRPRGPRGALRLGIAFVPEDRRVAGLALEHSVLANTVLSIVDRIARAGVVPRRRERGAAQEMVDRLGVKLASLRDPAGSLSGGNQQKVVLGRGLLTEPALLLLDEPTRGVDVGAKAEIYRLLGEAASRGVGVLLASSEPAELIGVCHRVVVLRDGRSVRELDTASTTEAELLAFSMGEGAVEDLVAEGTS, encoded by the coding sequence ATGGACGCGGAGGCACGGTCGTCCCTGGTCGAACTGGCCGGGGTGAGCAAGTCCTACGGCGGCGTTCATGCGGTGCGTGACGTCGATTTCACTGTTCGTGCCGGAGAAGTGCACGCGCTGCTCGGTGAAAATGGCGCGGGCAAGTCCACTTTGATGAAGATCCTCTCCGGTGAGGTCGGCGGCCACCGCGGGGAAATTCGCATCGACGGCTCGCCCGTCCGGTTCGCCCGGCCCGCCGACGCGCAGCGCGCCGGGGTCGCCATGATCCACCAGGAACTCGACCTCGTCCCGGCGCTGCCGATCGCCGAGAACGTGTTCCTCGGCCGCGAACCACGCACCCGCTTCGGCACCATCGACCGCCGCAGGATGGTGCGCGAGACCGCGCGCCTGCTGGACCGGATCGGCATCGCGCTCGACCCGCGCCGTCCGGTGGAGGAGCTGCGCACCGGCGAGCAGCAGCTGGTCACCATCGCGAAGGCGCTGTCGCTGGACGCCCGGATCATCGTGATGGACGAGCCGACCTCCGCGCTGTCCGCGCCGGAGATCGACCGGCTGTTCGCCGTGATCGCCGAACTGCGCCGCGCCGGCGCCGGCGTCGTCTACATCTCGCACCGCATGGACGAGATCGGCCGCGTGGCGGACCGGGCGACCGTGCTGCGCAACGGCGAGGTGGTGGCGGAGTTCGACGCGCGGGCGATGACCGCGCAGCAGGCGTCCGAGGCGATGGTCGGCAGGCCGGTCGAGTCGATGTTCCGCACCGGCGACGGCGCGGGCGCGGGGGAGGAGCTGCTGCGCGTCGAGGACCTGGTCGTGCAGTCGCGGCGCCCTGGCCGTCGTGATCCGGCCGGCATCAGCCTGCGGGTCGGGCGCGGTGAGATCGTCGGCGTCGCCGGGCTCCTCGGCGCCGGCCGCACGGAGCTGCTGGAGACGATCTACGGCGTCGGGGGACGCTGGTCCGGGCGGATCCTGCTGCGCGGCGAGGAGATCCGTCCGCGCGGCCCCCGCGGCGCGCTGCGGCTGGGCATCGCGTTCGTGCCCGAGGACCGGCGCGTCGCGGGCCTGGCGCTGGAGCACTCCGTGCTCGCCAACACGGTGCTGTCCATAGTGGACCGCATCGCCCGGGCCGGGGTGGTGCCGCGGCGGCGGGAACGCGGCGCGGCGCAGGAGATGGTCGACCGCCTCGGCGTGAAGCTCGCGTCGCTGCGGGATCCGGCCGGCTCGCTGTCCGGCGGCAACCAGCAGAAGGTCGTGCTGGGCCGCGGCCTGCTCACCGAACCGGCGCTGCTGTTGCTGGACGAGCCGACCCGCGGGGTGGACGTCGGCGCGAAGGCCGAGATCTACCGGCTCCTCGGCGAGGCGGCGAGCAGGGGCGTGGGGGTCCTGCTCGCGTCGTCGGAGCCGGCCGAGCTGATCGGCGTGTGCCACCGCGTGGTCGTGCTGCGGGACGGCCGCAGCGTGCGGGAACTGGACACGGCGAGCACCACCGAAGCGGAGCTGCTGGCGTTCTCGATGGGCGAGGGGGCCGTCGAGGACCTGGTGGCGGAAGGGACGTCATGA
- a CDS encoding ABC transporter permease, whose protein sequence is MTKVAALPDLARPGGGLLATLFRFQSLFGLVLVFIAAVVYSPSKNGELVFLDSGNLFNVVRSMSEIGILAVGMTLVILIGGIDLSVGSVLGLASVGVAVLLTENDLGLVPAVALVLAIGLGFGLLQGFAITSFGIQAFIVTLAGMQIARGLARIWSGGQGVSITYGEGPGQAPETFSLLGERTFNGLVPIPALIFLVVAALAVVLLRVSAFSRHIYAIGGNEKAARLSGVPVKRVKIIVFGLCGLLAALAGIVHAGQLNFGGPNDGAMYELDAIAAVVIGGTSLMGGRGSVVGTVAGALLVGVLRNILGLNNVDSNVQLLVIGLVIVLAAGLQRLRPASVS, encoded by the coding sequence ATGACCAAGGTGGCCGCGCTGCCCGACCTCGCCCGCCCCGGCGGCGGACTGCTGGCGACGTTGTTCCGGTTCCAGAGCCTGTTCGGCCTGGTGCTGGTGTTCATCGCCGCGGTGGTGTACTCGCCGAGCAAGAACGGCGAGCTCGTGTTCCTGGACTCGGGCAACCTGTTCAACGTCGTGCGCTCGATGTCGGAGATCGGGATCCTCGCCGTCGGGATGACGCTGGTGATCCTCATCGGCGGCATCGACCTGTCCGTCGGGTCGGTGCTCGGCCTGGCCAGCGTGGGTGTGGCGGTCCTGCTCACCGAGAACGACCTCGGGCTGGTGCCCGCGGTGGCGCTGGTGCTCGCGATCGGGCTCGGGTTCGGGCTGTTGCAGGGGTTCGCGATCACGTCGTTCGGCATCCAGGCGTTCATCGTGACCCTGGCCGGCATGCAGATCGCGCGCGGGCTGGCGCGGATCTGGTCCGGCGGGCAGGGCGTGTCGATCACCTACGGCGAGGGGCCGGGGCAGGCGCCCGAGACGTTTTCACTGCTGGGGGAGCGCACCTTCAACGGGCTGGTGCCGATCCCCGCGCTGATCTTCCTGGTGGTCGCCGCCCTGGCGGTGGTGCTGCTGCGGGTCAGCGCGTTCTCCCGGCACATCTACGCCATCGGCGGCAACGAAAAGGCCGCGCGCCTGTCCGGCGTGCCGGTCAAGCGGGTGAAGATCATCGTGTTCGGCCTGTGCGGGCTGCTCGCGGCGCTGGCCGGGATCGTGCACGCCGGGCAGCTCAACTTCGGCGGGCCCAACGACGGCGCGATGTACGAGCTGGACGCGATCGCCGCCGTGGTCATCGGCGGCACCAGCCTGATGGGCGGGCGCGGCTCGGTCGTCGGCACGGTGGCCGGCGCGCTGCTGGTCGGCGTGCTGCGCAACATCCTGGGCCTGAACAACGTGGACTCCAACGTCCAGCTGCTCGTGATCGGCCTGGTCATCGTGCTCGCCGCGGGGTTGCAGCGGCTGCGCCCGGCATCGGTTTCCTGA
- a CDS encoding TerC family protein — translation MNVPVWLWAATVAGLLVLIAIDLVIVDRKPHEVTTKEAAKWVVFYVTCAVLFGIGVWVLAGHDYGVQFFTGYITEYSLSVDNLFIFMIIMASFRVPAIHQHRVLLIGILLALAMRSVFIAVGAALIAQFVWVFFLFGAVLVWTAISMLRGNDHEDEYHENAVVRWIRKVYPVTDDFHGHKMTIKRDGKRWLTPMFVVIVAIGSADLLFAVDSIPAIFGITQEAFLVFTANAFALMGLRQLYFLLGGLVNKLVYLSYGLAVILAFIGAKLILHALHEYHAVPDWLDINNWVSLGVIVVVLTATTVLSLAKAKRDEKKSESEALSEANEIR, via the coding sequence ATGAATGTCCCCGTGTGGCTGTGGGCTGCCACTGTTGCAGGCCTGCTCGTGCTGATCGCGATCGATCTCGTGATCGTCGACCGGAAGCCGCATGAAGTCACCACCAAGGAAGCGGCCAAGTGGGTCGTCTTCTACGTCACCTGCGCGGTGCTGTTCGGCATCGGCGTGTGGGTCCTCGCCGGGCACGACTACGGCGTCCAGTTCTTCACCGGGTACATCACCGAGTACTCGCTCTCGGTGGACAACCTGTTCATCTTCATGATCATCATGGCCTCGTTCCGGGTGCCCGCGATCCACCAGCACCGCGTGCTGCTGATCGGCATCCTGCTCGCGCTGGCCATGCGCAGCGTGTTCATCGCGGTGGGCGCGGCCCTGATCGCCCAGTTCGTGTGGGTGTTCTTCCTGTTCGGCGCGGTCCTCGTGTGGACGGCCATCAGCATGCTGCGCGGCAACGACCACGAGGACGAGTACCACGAGAACGCGGTCGTGCGGTGGATCCGCAAGGTCTACCCGGTCACCGACGACTTCCACGGTCACAAGATGACGATCAAGCGGGACGGCAAGCGCTGGCTGACCCCGATGTTCGTGGTGATCGTGGCCATCGGCAGCGCCGACCTGCTCTTCGCGGTCGACTCGATCCCGGCGATCTTCGGCATCACGCAGGAAGCCTTCCTGGTGTTCACCGCCAACGCGTTCGCGCTGATGGGGCTGCGGCAGCTGTACTTCCTGCTCGGCGGCCTGGTGAACAAGCTGGTCTACCTGTCCTACGGCCTGGCGGTCATCCTGGCCTTCATCGGCGCGAAGCTGATCCTGCACGCGCTGCACGAGTACCACGCGGTACCGGACTGGCTGGACATCAACAACTGGGTGTCGCTGGGCGTGATCGTGGTCGTCCTGACCGCCACCACCGTCCTCAGCCTGGCCAAGGCCAAGCGGGACGAGAAGAAGTCGGAGTCAGAGGCTCTTAGCGAGGCTAACGAAATCCGGTAG
- a CDS encoding S9 family peptidase, whose protein sequence is MRPSDLELLAVPGTPALHGTLLLTAVTTPDLGGNTYRSSLWRAAPDGGAARQWTHGERDTDPAISPDGRWVAFLRADGDKPQLHVMPADGGDARRLTELPLGAGAPVWAPDSRRVAFTARVPEAGRYGAPDEDGEVLEPGAEAPRRITRYDYRLDNVGFLRDRPRRLFVLDVTDPGEPEPLTDDQADVSDPAWLPDGSAVLVVAPREWGATDTEESDLYLVPAEGGEPVLAVRSAGSAAKPSVTADGTIFFYGQEYTWPHVVARNPGLWSAELPADGEPAKPRRLTDPESVYCMADVPPAQFRDEVLVTVLNRGAIELRAVPRDADRAPLDGLGRLLGDRGAVRSFTVHGERIAAVVARPDSSGDVVLLDGPDQLVLTDFAKPVREKGIHPVEELTATAPDGYPVHGWLVLPEGDGPHPVLLVVHGGPFAAYDWGLFDEAQVYASAGYAVVMGNPRGSAGYGESHGQAIVHGLGTVDVDDVLALLDAALERDDLDSSRVGVMGGSYGGFMTTWLAAHHGSRFRAAWSERAVNAWDSFTGSSDIGWFFTEAYVGADPVVQRERSPLTYAAQIRIPFAVVHSEHDWRCPVEQAQRLFVELKRNGTEVEMLLFPGEGHELSRSGKPRHRVQRFDAILDWWSRHLA, encoded by the coding sequence ATGCGTCCCTCGGATCTCGAACTCCTCGCCGTGCCCGGCACTCCGGCGCTGCACGGCACCCTGCTGCTGACCGCGGTCACCACCCCCGACCTCGGCGGCAACACCTATCGCAGTTCGCTGTGGCGGGCCGCCCCCGACGGCGGGGCGGCCCGGCAGTGGACCCACGGCGAGCGGGACACCGATCCCGCGATCTCCCCGGACGGCCGCTGGGTGGCCTTCCTCCGCGCGGACGGCGACAAGCCGCAGCTGCACGTGATGCCCGCCGACGGCGGCGACGCCCGGCGCCTCACCGAACTGCCGCTCGGCGCCGGCGCCCCGGTGTGGGCGCCGGACTCGCGCCGCGTCGCGTTCACCGCGCGGGTGCCCGAAGCCGGCCGTTACGGCGCGCCGGACGAGGACGGCGAAGTCCTCGAACCGGGTGCGGAGGCGCCCCGCCGGATCACCCGCTACGACTACCGGCTCGACAACGTCGGCTTCCTGCGGGACCGCCCCCGTCGGCTGTTCGTCCTCGACGTCACCGACCCGGGTGAGCCGGAGCCGCTGACCGACGACCAGGCCGACGTCTCCGACCCGGCGTGGCTGCCGGACGGCTCGGCCGTGCTCGTCGTCGCGCCCCGCGAGTGGGGCGCCACCGACACCGAGGAGAGCGACCTCTACCTGGTGCCGGCCGAGGGCGGTGAGCCGGTGCTCGCGGTGCGGAGCGCGGGCAGCGCGGCCAAACCGTCGGTGACCGCGGACGGGACGATCTTCTTCTACGGCCAGGAGTACACGTGGCCGCACGTCGTGGCCCGCAACCCGGGACTGTGGTCGGCCGAGCTGCCCGCCGACGGCGAGCCGGCGAAGCCGCGCCGCCTGACCGACCCGGAGTCCGTGTACTGCATGGCCGACGTGCCGCCCGCGCAGTTCCGCGACGAGGTCCTGGTGACCGTGCTCAACCGCGGCGCGATCGAGCTGCGGGCCGTGCCGCGGGACGCCGACCGGGCGCCGCTGGACGGCCTGGGCAGGCTGCTCGGTGACCGCGGCGCGGTGCGGTCGTTCACGGTGCACGGTGAGCGGATCGCCGCGGTCGTGGCGCGGCCGGACAGCTCGGGTGACGTGGTGCTGCTCGACGGCCCGGACCAGCTGGTGCTCACCGACTTCGCCAAGCCGGTGCGGGAGAAGGGGATCCACCCGGTCGAGGAGCTGACCGCCACGGCGCCGGACGGGTACCCGGTGCACGGCTGGCTGGTGCTGCCCGAGGGCGACGGGCCGCACCCGGTGCTGCTCGTGGTGCACGGCGGTCCGTTCGCGGCCTACGACTGGGGCCTGTTCGACGAGGCGCAGGTGTACGCGTCGGCCGGATACGCCGTGGTGATGGGCAACCCGCGCGGTTCGGCCGGCTACGGCGAGAGCCACGGGCAGGCGATCGTGCACGGCCTGGGCACGGTCGACGTCGACGACGTGCTGGCGCTGCTGGACGCGGCACTGGAGCGCGACGACCTGGACTCCTCGCGGGTCGGCGTGATGGGCGGTTCGTACGGCGGTTTCATGACCACGTGGCTGGCGGCCCACCACGGCTCCCGGTTCCGCGCCGCGTGGAGCGAGCGGGCCGTCAACGCGTGGGACTCGTTCACCGGCAGCTCCGACATCGGCTGGTTCTTCACCGAGGCCTACGTCGGCGCGGACCCGGTGGTGCAGCGCGAGCGCAGCCCGCTGACCTACGCCGCGCAGATCCGCATCCCGTTCGCGGTGGTCCACTCCGAGCACGACTGGCGGTGCCCGGTGGAGCAGGCCCAGCGGCTGTTCGTGGAGCTCAAGCGCAACGGCACGGAGGTCGAGATGCTGCTCTTCCCCGGCGAGGGCCACGAACTGAGCCGGTCCGGCAAACCGCGCCACCGGGTGCAGCGCTTCGACGCGATCCTGGACTGGTGGTCGCGCCACCTGGCGTGA